One Actinospica robiniae DSM 44927 genomic region harbors:
- a CDS encoding ERCC4 domain-containing protein, with protein MDRSRVLSCERRGASIDVVLDRPTRNRSQLVFTTCRGREMVFWQNPRARGHYPERSVVPASTAAGLSGLEIIVDTREKDGYDFAYQPVRPVRHKLACGDYGVVHDGRLVAAVERKSLPDLAGSLTDRRLEYALAELAVLPRAAVVVEEDYGRLFALEYLREARIAERLARLQIRYPGVPILFLATRGLAQEWIYRFLAAARQWAVNEPSAIERVEGEGRAGNRALRRAPVAYSAQEAEVRRWAYTVGLPQPENGPIRPELWAAWRRAHPRG; from the coding sequence GTGGATCGGTCCAGAGTGCTCTCATGCGAGCGGCGCGGCGCGAGCATCGACGTGGTTCTCGACCGGCCTACGAGGAACCGCTCCCAGCTCGTGTTCACGACCTGCCGCGGCCGCGAGATGGTCTTCTGGCAGAATCCGCGGGCGCGCGGGCACTATCCGGAGCGTTCGGTCGTGCCCGCGAGCACGGCGGCCGGGTTGAGCGGCCTTGAGATCATCGTGGACACCCGTGAGAAGGACGGATACGACTTCGCCTACCAGCCGGTGCGCCCGGTTCGGCACAAGCTGGCCTGCGGTGACTACGGCGTCGTACACGACGGCCGGCTGGTGGCGGCGGTGGAGCGCAAGTCGCTGCCGGACCTGGCCGGCTCTCTCACCGACCGGCGGCTGGAGTACGCGCTTGCCGAGCTCGCCGTCCTGCCGCGCGCCGCCGTGGTCGTCGAGGAGGACTACGGCCGGCTGTTCGCCCTCGAGTACCTGCGTGAGGCGCGGATCGCGGAGCGGCTCGCGCGGTTGCAGATCCGCTACCCGGGTGTGCCGATCCTCTTCCTCGCCACCCGCGGCCTCGCGCAGGAGTGGATCTACCGATTCCTAGCCGCCGCACGCCAGTGGGCGGTGAACGAGCCGTCCGCCATCGAGCGCGTAGAAGGCGAAGGCCGCGCTGGGAATCGTGCGCTTCGTCGCGCCCCTGTTGCCTATTCGGCTCAAGAAGCCGAGGTGCGCAGGTGGGCGTACACGGTCGGCCTGCCTCAGCCCGAGAACGGCCCGATCCGTCCAGAGCTCTGGGCCGCCTGGCGCAGAGCCCATCCACGGGGCTGA
- a CDS encoding MarR family winged helix-turn-helix transcriptional regulator yields MTEDPRITHRSLYYDILGAVASGASTASSIGSLLGRERGAMTDPLDVLESTGYVTRSEDVLRPRKPTLTLTDPIVRFNQLIALPYAPLIEDGHAADAWPAGRPTFHAKILGPHFEELTRVWTRRYTRDEAEGLEIGPVGAAGIYRSRPQIALSCP; encoded by the coding sequence TTGACTGAAGATCCGAGGATCACCCACCGCTCGCTCTACTACGACATCCTCGGTGCCGTGGCTTCCGGCGCGAGCACCGCCAGCAGCATCGGCAGCCTCCTCGGCCGCGAGCGCGGCGCGATGACCGACCCTCTCGACGTCCTCGAATCCACCGGCTACGTCACCCGCTCCGAGGACGTACTCCGGCCCCGCAAACCGACACTCACCCTGACCGACCCCATCGTGCGCTTCAACCAGCTCATCGCGCTGCCCTACGCCCCGCTCATCGAAGACGGACACGCAGCCGACGCCTGGCCCGCCGGCCGCCCGACCTTCCACGCGAAGATCCTCGGCCCGCACTTCGAAGAGCTCACCCGGGTCTGGACCCGCCGCTACACCCGCGACGAAGCCGAGGGCCTCGAGATCGGCCCGGTCGGGGCAGCCGGGATCTACCGCAGTCGGCCGCAGATTGCGTTGAGCTGCCCATGA
- a CDS encoding STAS domain-containing protein encodes METSTGTEDILAIQLLSAGADCAVVALHGELDIAQCEHVIRFFETLIYGGRNSIALDLSALTFCDASGLRTLCRIRLLAAENGGQLRLITPSPKLIRLLVITRLHADFIVDATVEHTRRARRVPVTGPTKTRCRQEADTPRTGPTVPACCRFAQVCRTVEALYGEGGGWRALAVRAVSNDPGDALLASFLEQWAVITGMSGTTPHTEEICQACRSRLPGRS; translated from the coding sequence ATGGAAACCAGCACGGGCACCGAAGACATCCTGGCCATCCAGCTGCTCTCAGCGGGTGCGGACTGCGCGGTAGTGGCACTGCACGGCGAACTCGACATCGCGCAGTGCGAACACGTCATCCGCTTCTTCGAAACTCTGATCTACGGCGGCCGAAACTCGATCGCGCTCGATCTCAGCGCTCTCACCTTCTGTGATGCGTCCGGCCTCCGGACCCTATGCCGGATCCGGCTGCTCGCGGCCGAGAACGGCGGCCAGCTGAGACTAATCACGCCCTCACCCAAGTTGATCAGGCTCTTGGTCATCACCCGGCTCCATGCCGACTTCATCGTGGACGCGACGGTCGAACACACCCGGAGGGCTCGTCGCGTCCCAGTGACCGGCCCGACGAAGACACGCTGCAGGCAGGAGGCCGACACGCCCAGAACTGGGCCGACCGTACCAGCCTGCTGTCGGTTCGCGCAGGTCTGCCGCACGGTCGAGGCCTTGTACGGCGAGGGGGGAGGCTGGAGAGCACTGGCAGTGCGGGCGGTTTCCAACGACCCGGGCGATGCGCTGCTGGCAAGCTTCCTCGAGCAATGGGCAGTGATCACCGGCATGTCCGGCACGACACCGCATACCGAGGAAATATGTCAGGCATGCCGCTCACGGCTTCCCGGTCGCTCGTGA
- a CDS encoding TNT domain-containing protein codes for MVSFRLPALAAAVATLGFIAAAPATADAAYGNSNVSCSDAFYQHDPRLGPLDLPSSGPVGNELAGYHRTGYLTTTQFLDDYYNPATGGYIFPPENGYALDLNGKPIKSTIQLVPGQDIDRYGSEAGGFLAPEGTPYAQRALPPQSLDNTASASCNYHDYRVLRAFNVTAGPIAPWFAQSGGGLQFQLDSTQVPGAPTPLNVLWLVQHGYLQPMDGTSQYESDQHAPGSEADQQQTPLAGAEQN; via the coding sequence GTGGTCTCATTCCGCCTTCCCGCACTCGCCGCGGCAGTCGCCACGCTCGGCTTCATCGCCGCCGCCCCCGCGACTGCCGACGCCGCTTACGGCAACAGCAACGTCAGCTGCTCGGACGCCTTCTACCAGCACGACCCGCGACTCGGCCCGCTCGACCTTCCCAGCAGCGGACCGGTCGGCAACGAGCTCGCCGGCTACCACCGCACCGGATACCTGACCACCACCCAGTTCCTGGACGACTACTACAACCCGGCCACGGGCGGATACATCTTTCCGCCCGAAAACGGCTACGCGCTCGACCTCAACGGGAAACCGATCAAGTCCACCATCCAACTGGTGCCCGGGCAGGACATCGATCGTTACGGCAGCGAGGCCGGCGGATTCCTCGCGCCCGAAGGCACTCCCTACGCGCAGCGCGCGCTCCCGCCGCAGAGCCTCGACAACACCGCCAGCGCGTCGTGCAACTACCACGACTACCGTGTGCTGAGGGCCTTCAACGTGACCGCCGGGCCGATTGCTCCCTGGTTCGCGCAGTCCGGCGGAGGCCTGCAGTTCCAGCTCGACTCGACACAGGTGCCGGGCGCCCCCACCCCGCTGAACGTCCTCTGGCTCGTGCAGCACGGCTACCTGCAGCCGATGGACGGAACCTCCCAGTACGAGTCCGACCAACACGCGCCCGGTTCCGAGGCCGACCAGCAGCAGACCCCGCTGGCGGGCGCGGAGCAGAACTGA